One Natronomonas moolapensis 8.8.11 genomic region harbors:
- a CDS encoding ABC transporter ATP-binding protein: MSTPQDINVKQQPAVAATGGGTDTLLATEQLTKNFGGLTAVDSVDFSIDEGEIRCLIGPNGAGKSTLLELITGQLSPSEGSIYFDGHELTGLPPHERIDTGISVKFQSPHVYENLTVEQNLQVPLQRTDRDADGVMAETLDRISLAEKATTGASELSHGEKQRLEIGMAVTLDPTLMLLDEPVAGMSVDETADVAELIGSLHDDGMTFLVVEHDMEFVRRISERVTVLNQGSIFRQGPIEEIETDEDVRRIYLGENA; encoded by the coding sequence ATGAGCACGCCACAGGACATCAACGTCAAACAACAGCCCGCCGTCGCCGCGACCGGCGGGGGCACCGACACGCTACTCGCGACCGAACAGCTCACGAAGAACTTCGGCGGGCTCACCGCGGTCGACAGCGTCGACTTCTCGATCGACGAGGGGGAGATCCGGTGTCTCATCGGTCCCAACGGCGCGGGCAAGAGCACGCTGCTCGAGTTGATCACCGGCCAGCTCTCGCCGAGCGAGGGGTCGATCTACTTCGACGGCCACGAGCTCACTGGCCTGCCGCCCCACGAGCGGATCGACACCGGGATCAGCGTCAAGTTCCAGTCGCCGCACGTCTACGAAAACCTCACAGTCGAGCAGAACCTCCAGGTACCGCTGCAGCGGACCGACCGAGACGCCGACGGCGTCATGGCCGAGACGCTGGATCGGATTTCGCTGGCGGAGAAGGCCACCACGGGGGCCAGCGAGCTCTCGCACGGCGAGAAACAGCGTCTCGAGATCGGCATGGCAGTGACGCTCGATCCGACGCTCATGTTGCTCGACGAGCCGGTCGCCGGCATGTCCGTCGACGAGACGGCCGACGTCGCCGAGCTGATCGGATCGCTCCACGACGACGGCATGACGTTTCTGGTCGTCGAGCACGACATGGAGTTCGTCCGCCGGATCTCCGAGCGGGTCACCGTATTGAATCAGGGGTCGATCTTCAGACAGGGCCCGATCGAGGAGATCGAGACCGACGAGGACGTCCGCCGGATCTACCTGGGTGAGAACGCGTGA
- a CDS encoding phosphate uptake regulator PhoU — protein sequence METRKVQVTGGSTYTVSLPKEWATENGIGGGSVVEFHPEGDTLLLTPQRDEEKVEGTLDITGLEGEELMRAVVTMYVSGFDIVTLETAQVTAAQRRTIRDATQGLVGLEVIGETSERVRLQDLLDSSELSMHNAITRMRLVSTTMLADAVAALVEDDDELAADVVQRDDDVDRLWSMVSRVFRSVLRDPSAAAAIGLDRETAFDYHSSARQLERVADHAAKIATHARTLGEPPADAAEALEALLAEATDIVEMGMDALLEDDPERATELANDARQRVVRIDELARAADDTIRELEPQQAQLLGLVVDSLSRSADYGGNVAETALQNAAPKP from the coding sequence ATGGAGACGCGCAAGGTTCAGGTAACGGGCGGTTCGACGTACACCGTCTCGCTCCCCAAGGAGTGGGCGACTGAGAACGGAATCGGCGGCGGGAGCGTCGTCGAGTTCCACCCCGAGGGGGACACGCTGCTTTTGACCCCACAGCGCGACGAGGAGAAGGTCGAGGGGACGCTCGACATCACCGGGCTGGAGGGCGAAGAGCTGATGCGCGCGGTCGTGACGATGTACGTCAGCGGGTTCGACATCGTCACGCTGGAGACCGCACAGGTGACGGCCGCCCAGCGCCGGACGATCCGGGACGCGACTCAGGGACTCGTCGGCCTCGAGGTGATCGGCGAGACGTCCGAGCGGGTCCGGCTGCAGGACCTCCTCGACTCCTCGGAGCTGTCGATGCACAACGCGATCACGCGGATGCGGCTCGTCTCGACAACGATGCTCGCCGACGCCGTGGCGGCGCTCGTCGAGGACGACGACGAGCTGGCGGCCGACGTCGTCCAGCGCGACGACGACGTTGACCGGCTGTGGTCGATGGTTTCGCGGGTCTTCCGATCCGTGCTCAGGGATCCCTCCGCGGCCGCGGCGATCGGCCTCGATCGGGAGACGGCCTTCGATTATCACTCCAGCGCCCGTCAACTCGAACGCGTTGCCGACCACGCGGCGAAGATCGCAACCCACGCACGGACCCTCGGGGAACCGCCCGCGGACGCCGCCGAGGCGCTCGAGGCCCTCCTGGCGGAGGCGACCGACATCGTCGAGATGGGGATGGACGCACTCTTAGAAGACGACCCCGAGCGCGCGACCGAACTCGCCAACGACGCCCGCCAGCGAGTCGTCCGGATCGACGAACTCGCGCGGGCGGCCGACGACACGATCCGCGAGCTGGAGCCACAGCAAGCACAGCTACTCGGGTTGGTCGTCGACTCGCTGTCCAGAAGCGCCGACTACGGCGGCAACGTCGCCGAGACGGCCCTGCAAAACGCCGCCCCGAAGCCGTAG
- the asd gene encoding aspartate-semialdehyde dehydrogenase produces MSTRVGVLGATGAVGQRLIQLLAPHPDFEIAALTASGASAGRTYRDAAKWRVDSPIPEGVADATVVETDPEAVPDDVGLLFSSLPSGVGAAVEPEFVEAGYVVSSNSSNGRMDDDVPLTIPEINADHLGLIEVQRDERGWDGALIKNPNCSTITMVPTLAALDRFGLDRVHVSTLQAVSGAGYSGVTSMEIIDNVIPHIGGEADKMETESRKLLGSFDGAEVSLHEADVSASCNRVPTLDGHLENVWADLDEDPAPEAVAEAFESFPGIDLHSSPEQLIEVFEEPDRPQPRLDRNLGGGMAVAAGGIETTNRGVQFNCLAHNTMRGAAGASILNGELLLEEGYF; encoded by the coding sequence ATGTCCACCCGCGTAGGTGTCCTCGGCGCGACCGGCGCCGTCGGACAGCGACTTATCCAACTGCTTGCACCGCACCCGGACTTCGAGATCGCCGCGCTCACCGCCTCCGGGGCGAGCGCTGGCCGAACGTACCGCGACGCCGCCAAGTGGCGCGTCGACTCGCCGATCCCCGAGGGCGTCGCCGACGCGACAGTCGTCGAGACCGACCCCGAGGCGGTCCCCGACGACGTCGGGTTGCTCTTCTCGTCGCTGCCTTCGGGCGTCGGCGCGGCGGTCGAACCCGAGTTCGTCGAGGCGGGCTACGTCGTCTCCTCGAACTCCTCGAACGGCCGGATGGACGACGACGTCCCATTGACAATCCCCGAGATCAACGCCGATCACCTCGGATTGATCGAGGTCCAACGCGACGAGCGCGGCTGGGACGGCGCGTTGATCAAGAACCCCAACTGCTCGACGATCACCATGGTGCCGACGCTGGCGGCGCTCGATCGGTTTGGGCTCGATCGGGTCCACGTCTCGACGCTGCAGGCCGTCTCCGGGGCCGGCTACTCCGGAGTCACTTCGATGGAGATCATCGACAACGTCATCCCCCACATCGGCGGCGAGGCCGACAAGATGGAGACCGAATCGCGCAAGCTCCTCGGCTCCTTCGACGGGGCCGAGGTCAGCCTCCACGAGGCCGACGTCTCCGCGTCGTGTAACCGCGTCCCGACACTCGATGGCCACCTCGAGAACGTCTGGGCCGACCTCGATGAGGATCCCGCACCCGAGGCCGTCGCCGAGGCCTTCGAGTCGTTCCCCGGAATCGACCTGCACTCCTCGCCGGAACAGCTCATCGAGGTCTTCGAGGAGCCCGATCGCCCCCAGCCCCGCCTCGACCGAAACCTCGGTGGCGGGATGGCCGTCGCCGCGGGCGGGATCGAGACGACGAACCGCGGCGTCCAGTTCAACTGCCTGGCCCACAACACGATGCGCGGGGCGGCCGGCGCGAGCATTCTGAACGGCGAGTTGCTGCTCGAAGAGGGCTACTTCTAA
- a CDS encoding ABC transporter permease subunit, giving the protein MSERIDADSGSLLDRIRSVFEGPNTVGNSIPFWVGLLVAVGALAAYPQFVGVYTVIQSSRYFALAFLALSLCFIWGYAGVLSFGQVAFFGIAAYAFGIIGLNFGSATGVMAGLVGAVLVGTAAAAVVGYFMFYGGVRDTYVTIMTLVIALVLNTFMAQTAGSEWAVGEAQLGGFNGMDIPSLTFGIGQSGLVLERVAFYYALLGTLVVTYLGLRALVNSEFGMTMVAVREDEARTATFGYDVPFVKLVVFTIGGALAAVGGVFYASWGNYIDPSVFGIAFAALPVVWVSVGGRESLLGAIGATFAIERMRTGLSSGIGPVGSEWALVIVGGLLLGVILFMPAGVVPTLEKLKDRALARGRKQSGSTTTTEEPVE; this is encoded by the coding sequence ATGAGCGAGCGCATCGACGCCGACTCGGGGTCGCTGCTCGACCGGATCCGGAGCGTCTTCGAGGGGCCGAACACCGTCGGCAACTCGATCCCGTTCTGGGTCGGCCTCCTCGTCGCCGTCGGGGCGCTGGCCGCGTACCCGCAGTTCGTCGGCGTCTACACCGTGATCCAGAGTTCGCGCTACTTCGCGCTCGCCTTTCTCGCGTTGAGCCTCTGTTTCATCTGGGGCTACGCGGGCGTGTTGAGCTTCGGGCAGGTCGCGTTCTTCGGGATCGCGGCCTACGCCTTCGGGATCATCGGCCTCAACTTCGGCTCGGCGACCGGCGTCATGGCCGGGCTCGTCGGCGCCGTCCTCGTCGGCACCGCCGCAGCGGCCGTCGTCGGCTACTTCATGTTCTACGGCGGGGTTCGCGACACCTACGTCACGATCATGACGCTGGTCATCGCGTTGGTGTTGAACACCTTCATGGCCCAGACGGCCGGCAGCGAGTGGGCCGTCGGCGAGGCCCAACTCGGCGGCTTCAACGGCATGGACATCCCGAGCCTCACGTTCGGGATCGGACAGAGCGGCCTTGTGCTCGAACGGGTGGCCTTCTATTATGCCCTGCTCGGTACGCTCGTCGTGACCTATCTGGGGCTCCGGGCGCTCGTCAACAGCGAGTTCGGCATGACGATGGTCGCCGTCCGCGAGGACGAGGCCCGGACTGCGACCTTCGGCTACGACGTCCCGTTCGTGAAGCTGGTCGTGTTCACGATCGGCGGCGCGTTGGCCGCGGTCGGCGGCGTCTTCTACGCCAGTTGGGGCAACTACATCGACCCGAGCGTCTTCGGGATCGCCTTCGCCGCCCTGCCGGTCGTGTGGGTCAGCGTCGGCGGCCGCGAGTCGCTTCTCGGCGCGATCGGCGCGACGTTCGCCATCGAGCGCATGCGGACGGGGCTCTCTAGCGGGATCGGCCCCGTCGGCTCCGAGTGGGCGCTCGTGATCGTCGGCGGACTCCTGTTGGGCGTGATCCTGTTCATGCCCGCCGGCGTCGTCCCGACGCTCGAGAAACTCAAAGACCGGGCGCTCGCCCGGGGGCGCAAGCAGTCCGGCTCGACGACCACGACGGAGGAACCCGTAGAATGA
- a CDS encoding cyclase family protein produces the protein MYRDLSQPIETGMQRFPGDPEVSVEPVATADSEGYRVSAIDCGTHTGTHVDAPSHVGLEGAIDGFDVGRFVVNARVVDCTGLDPREPIEPSALPDDDGGEMVLVRTGWDDHWGSPRYLDHPYLTAGAADRCVAAGWSVGLDTLSPDPTPSENAAPGEPEGVPAHRRLLGNGRFVVENLRNLGGLGRCRLFAVPLPIAEGDGSPVRAFARERPQEADAQPR, from the coding sequence ATGTACCGCGACCTCTCACAGCCCATCGAGACCGGGATGCAACGGTTCCCCGGCGACCCCGAGGTGTCGGTCGAGCCGGTCGCCACCGCCGACTCGGAGGGCTACCGCGTCTCGGCGATCGACTGTGGGACCCACACCGGCACCCACGTCGACGCGCCGAGCCACGTCGGTCTCGAGGGAGCGATCGACGGCTTCGACGTCGGGCGGTTCGTCGTCAACGCGCGGGTCGTCGACTGCACCGGGCTCGACCCCCGCGAGCCGATCGAACCGTCGGCGCTCCCCGACGACGACGGCGGCGAGATGGTCCTCGTTCGGACGGGGTGGGACGACCACTGGGGGAGCCCGCGCTATCTCGATCACCCCTACTTGACCGCCGGGGCGGCCGACCGCTGTGTCGCCGCCGGGTGGTCGGTCGGTCTCGATACGCTGAGCCCCGACCCGACGCCGAGCGAGAACGCCGCCCCCGGGGAGCCCGAGGGCGTCCCGGCCCACCGTCGGCTCCTCGGGAACGGCCGGTTCGTCGTCGAAAACCTACGAAACCTCGGAGGTCTCGGGCGCTGTCGGCTGTTCGCCGTCCCGCTTCCGATCGCCGAGGGGGACGGCTCGCCGGTCCGGGCGTTCGCCCGCGAGCGCCCCCAGGAAGCCGACGCCCAGCCCCGGTAG
- the guaA gene encoding glutamine-hydrolyzing GMP synthase, with product MVDPESFIDEKVAEIGDAIGDDNAVIALSGGVDSSTAAALAYEAVGDQLTPVYVDTGLMRKGETEEIEETFSYMESLRIVDARERFLEALSGITDPEAKRHAIGEGFIREFETVAREVDARFLVQGTIYPDRIESEGTIKSHHNVGGLPEVVDFEGIVEPMRDLYKDEVREVARELGLEAVVSERMPFPGPGLAVRVLGEVTEEKLAVAREANHVVEEELEDHDPWQALAAVLGKATGVKGDNRVHGWVVAVRSVESRDGMTARAQEVDWATLQRIQSRITGENETVSRVVYDVTHKPPATIEYE from the coding sequence ATGGTCGACCCCGAGTCGTTCATCGACGAGAAGGTCGCGGAGATCGGCGACGCGATCGGCGACGACAACGCCGTGATCGCGCTGTCGGGCGGCGTCGACTCCTCGACGGCCGCGGCGTTGGCCTACGAGGCCGTCGGCGACCAGCTCACGCCCGTCTACGTCGACACCGGGCTGATGCGGAAAGGCGAGACCGAGGAGATCGAAGAGACGTTCTCGTACATGGAGAGCCTCCGGATCGTCGACGCCCGCGAGCGCTTTCTCGAGGCGCTGTCGGGGATCACCGATCCCGAGGCGAAACGCCACGCCATCGGGGAGGGGTTCATCCGGGAGTTCGAGACGGTGGCTCGCGAGGTCGACGCCCGATTCCTCGTCCAGGGGACGATCTACCCCGACCGGATCGAGAGCGAGGGGACGATCAAGTCCCACCACAACGTCGGCGGGCTCCCCGAGGTCGTCGACTTCGAGGGGATCGTCGAGCCGATGCGGGATCTCTACAAGGACGAGGTCCGCGAGGTCGCCCGCGAACTCGGCCTCGAGGCGGTCGTCTCCGAGCGGATGCCGTTTCCCGGGCCGGGCCTCGCCGTCCGGGTCCTCGGCGAGGTGACCGAAGAGAAACTCGCGGTCGCCCGCGAGGCCAACCACGTCGTCGAGGAGGAACTAGAGGACCACGATCCCTGGCAGGCGCTCGCGGCGGTGCTCGGGAAGGCAACCGGCGTCAAGGGCGACAACCGCGTCCACGGGTGGGTCGTCGCCGTACGCTCCGTCGAGTCCCGCGACGGGATGACCGCCCGCGCCCAAGAGGTCGATTGGGCGACGCTACAGCGCATCCAATCGCGCATCACGGGCGAGAACGAGACCGTCTCCCGTGTCGTCTACGATGTGACGCACAAGCCCCCGGCGACGATCGAATATGAGTGA
- a CDS encoding DUF7126 family protein yields MSEVIVAGGDPEEIGAALEAQGGTVRYAEGTANRSALEAAGIERADALVVTDAGLATSVTVALERNPDLRTVIYARESAPEFVRGQADHIVDPELLGPDTLAEELLR; encoded by the coding sequence ATGAGTGAGGTGATCGTCGCCGGCGGCGATCCCGAGGAGATCGGCGCCGCCCTCGAAGCCCAGGGCGGGACGGTACGGTACGCCGAGGGAACCGCGAACCGGTCGGCCCTGGAGGCCGCCGGCATAGAGCGCGCGGACGCGCTCGTCGTGACCGACGCGGGGTTGGCGACGTCTGTGACGGTCGCGCTGGAGCGCAACCCGGACCTCCGGACAGTCATCTACGCCCGCGAGTCTGCCCCGGAGTTCGTCCGGGGGCAGGCCGACCACATCGTCGATCCGGAACTGCTCGGCCCCGACACGCTCGCCGAGGAGTTGCTCCGGTAG
- a CDS encoding ABC transporter ATP-binding protein — MSLEIEGLNAGYDGTPILRDVDFTVGDGEIVGIVGRNGVGKTTLLKSIMGLLEPESGVVRFGGEDLTDEPADVRARRGIGYVPQGRDVFPGLTVEQNLTIGEGIGDGGATRYEQVYDYFPILEERADQDAGTMSGGQQQMLAIARALVGDPDLLLVDEPSEGVQPSIVQSITEDLEAINDSFGTTILFVEQNLSVIQGLAERCYAIDRGTIVDEITGDAVSDRGQLEEYLVV, encoded by the coding sequence GTGAGCCTCGAGATTGAGGGGCTCAACGCCGGTTACGACGGGACGCCGATACTCAGAGATGTCGATTTCACTGTCGGGGATGGCGAGATCGTCGGGATCGTCGGCCGCAACGGTGTCGGGAAGACGACGCTGTTGAAGTCGATCATGGGGCTGCTCGAGCCCGAAAGCGGCGTCGTGCGGTTCGGCGGGGAGGACCTGACCGACGAACCGGCCGACGTCCGCGCCCGACGCGGCATCGGCTACGTCCCCCAGGGCCGGGACGTTTTCCCCGGGCTGACCGTCGAGCAGAACCTCACGATCGGCGAGGGGATCGGCGACGGCGGGGCGACGCGCTACGAGCAGGTGTACGACTACTTCCCGATCCTAGAGGAGCGCGCCGACCAGGACGCCGGCACGATGAGCGGCGGCCAACAACAGATGCTCGCGATCGCGCGCGCGCTAGTCGGCGACCCCGACCTCCTGTTGGTCGACGAGCCCTCGGAGGGTGTCCAGCCCTCGATCGTCCAGTCGATCACCGAGGACCTCGAGGCGATCAACGACTCGTTCGGCACGACGATCCTCTTCGTCGAGCAGAATCTCTCGGTTATCCAAGGCCTCGCCGAGCGGTGCTACGCGATCGACCGCGGGACGATCGTCGACGAGATCACCGGCGACGCGGTCAGCGACCGCGGGCAACTCGAGGAGTACCTCGTGGTCTGA
- the pstB gene encoding phosphate ABC transporter ATP-binding protein PstB, producing MSFEDPADPTADAESLTDAPAVGRETTTTRSGTGRTVIDTRNVSVHYGETQALSDITMEIPEGMVTALIGPSGCGKSTFLRCINRMNDLIDTCRVEGELRLYGKNVYDDDVDPVALRRKVGMVFQKPNPFPKSIRENVAYGLEIQGFDGDVDARVEESLKSAALWDEVKDQLDESGLDLSGGQQQRLCIARAIAPDPEVILMDEPASALDPIATSKIEDLIDDLAEEYTVVIVTHNMQQAARISDRTAVFLTGGELVELDDTDSIFENPDSERVENYITGKFG from the coding sequence ATGAGCTTCGAAGACCCCGCCGACCCGACGGCCGACGCCGAATCGCTCACCGACGCCCCCGCGGTCGGACGCGAGACCACGACGACGCGCAGCGGGACGGGGCGGACGGTCATCGATACCCGAAACGTAAGCGTCCACTACGGCGAGACGCAGGCGCTCTCGGACATCACGATGGAGATTCCGGAGGGGATGGTGACCGCACTGATCGGGCCCTCCGGGTGTGGCAAGTCGACGTTCCTGCGGTGTATCAACCGCATGAACGACCTCATCGACACCTGTCGGGTCGAGGGCGAACTCCGACTGTACGGCAAGAACGTTTACGACGACGACGTGGACCCGGTGGCGTTGCGCCGGAAGGTCGGGATGGTGTTTCAGAAGCCGAACCCGTTCCCGAAGTCGATCCGCGAGAACGTCGCCTACGGGCTCGAGATCCAGGGCTTCGACGGCGACGTCGACGCCCGCGTCGAAGAGTCATTAAAAAGCGCCGCGCTGTGGGACGAAGTCAAAGACCAACTCGACGAGTCCGGACTCGACCTCTCCGGCGGCCAACAACAGCGGCTCTGTATCGCCCGCGCCATCGCTCCCGACCCCGAGGTCATCCTGATGGACGAACCCGCCTCGGCGCTCGATCCCATCGCCACCTCGAAGATCGAGGACCTCATCGACGACCTCGCCGAGGAGTACACCGTCGTGATCGTCACCCACAACATGCAACAGGCGGCCCGCATCTCCGACCGGACCGCCGTCTTCCTCACCGGCGGCGAACTCGTCGAGCTCGACGACACCGACTCGATCTTCGAGAACCCCGACAGCGAACGGGTCGAGAACTATATTACTGGGAAATTCGGATAG
- the phoU gene encoding phosphate signaling complex protein PhoU — protein MARKGFQQQLTELRDNVLYMSEIVLDRVRTGLRALETKEEALAREVIEGDHEINGLYLELEQECIDLFALQQPVAGDLRFIAASFKIITDLERVADLATNLGDYTLQASRDMYPDVDVQGIGREVVEMVEDAMAAYAEEDVEACFDIDGRDDGVDERCERASGTVVRDLIETEIDDDSSDAEIEALMTEVSRLLLTVRDLERVGDHAVNIAARTLYMVDNSDELIY, from the coding sequence ATGGCACGGAAGGGATTCCAACAGCAGTTGACGGAGCTCCGCGATAACGTCCTCTACATGAGCGAGATCGTTCTCGACCGGGTGCGAACGGGACTTCGGGCCTTAGAGACCAAAGAAGAGGCGCTGGCCCGGGAGGTCATCGAGGGCGACCACGAGATCAACGGCTTGTATCTCGAGTTGGAGCAGGAGTGTATCGACCTGTTCGCGCTCCAACAGCCCGTCGCGGGCGATCTCCGTTTCATCGCCGCCTCGTTCAAGATCATCACCGACTTGGAGCGCGTCGCGGACCTCGCGACCAATCTCGGCGACTACACGCTGCAGGCCTCCCGTGATATGTACCCCGACGTCGACGTCCAGGGGATCGGGCGCGAGGTCGTCGAGATGGTCGAGGACGCGATGGCGGCCTACGCCGAGGAGGACGTCGAAGCCTGCTTCGACATCGACGGGCGCGACGACGGGGTCGACGAGCGCTGCGAACGGGCCTCGGGCACCGTCGTGCGGGACCTCATCGAGACCGAGATCGACGACGACTCCTCCGACGCGGAGATCGAGGCGCTCATGACGGAGGTCTCGCGGCTGTTGCTCACGGTCCGAGATCTCGAGCGGGTCGGCGACCACGCCGTCAACATCGCGGCCCGGACGCTGTACATGGTCGACAACAGCGACGAGTTGATCTACTGA
- a CDS encoding 30S ribosomal protein S17e, with protein MAIKPAYVKKTATLLMERYPKAFGDDFEHNKELVTELTNVESKGVRNRIAGYVTRKMGVPQSA; from the coding sequence ATGGCTATCAAACCCGCCTACGTCAAAAAGACCGCGACGCTGCTCATGGAACGGTACCCGAAGGCCTTCGGCGACGACTTCGAGCACAACAAAGAGCTCGTCACCGAGTTGACGAACGTCGAGTCCAAGGGCGTCCGCAACCGGATCGCCGGCTACGTCACCCGCAAGATGGGCGTCCCCCAGAGCGCGTAG